The window CTCCTGCCGACCACCGTTTCGCGCTCGTCGTCGGCAACAATCATTACAGCCACCTCGAAGCGGACCGGCAACTCGTGAAGGCCGTCAACGATGCCACCGCCGTGGGCGATGCGCTCGAGCGGGACGGGTTCAAGGTCCTGCGCGGCACGGACCTCACGCGATCTCAGATCGTCGACAAGCTTTACGAACTCAGCGCGCTCATCCATCCCGGCGACACCGCGTTGTTCTACTTCGCAGGGCACGGCATCGCGCTCGGGAGCGGCAACTACGTCGTGCCGTCGGACATCCCCGACATCGAGCAGGGGCAGGAACAGCGCCTCGCCAATCAGGCCATGTCTGAGGCGGACATCATCGCCGCCCTCCAGGAGAACAGGCCGCGGGTGACCGTGATGATCCTCGACTCGTGCCGCGACAACCCGTTCAGGAAGCCGGGCCTGCGCTCGGTCGGGCTCATTCGGGGCTTCGCCCACCCACCGGAGGCGACCGGGGTGTTCTCCCTGTATTCCGCCGGCTACGGCCAGTCGGCTCTGGACCGGCTGTCCGACGCGGACCCGGATCCCAACTCGGTGTTCACGCGCGTGCTCCTGCCCCTGCTGACGCGCCCGGGCCTGAACCTCGACGATCTGGCCTACGAGGTTCGGGAGAACGTGTCCCAGCTCGCCGCCACGACGCCTGATCACCACCCGCAGACGCCGGCCTCGTACAACGAGATCACCGGAGGGCGGGTTTATCTGGCTCCCACGGACGAGGGCTCGGCTCCCCGGATCGATGCCCCCACGCCGGAACGGCCTGCCGATACGCCCTCGAAGCCGGCCCCGGCCGCCCAGCCGGCCGCCGCCCAGGTGGCGAGCCTCGAAGCTTCCCCGAACCGGACCGTCTCCGACCCCATCTACCTGCGCGAGATCGGGGATCGCCTGTTCGACCAGGGCTTCGATCCGGGGGACGCGGATTCTGCCGCCATGGTGTCGGCGATCCAGGGCTTCGAGGGCCGTGCGGGCCTGCCGCGCACCGACCGACCGACGCCGCAGTTGCTGGATGCCCTGCGCAACACCAGACCACCTTCCCCTTGGGGGGCGATCGCGTTCGGCCCCCGCGCGAAGCGCTTCGGGCTGACATGGGACAAGCCGAGCCGGCGCGAGGCCCTCTCACAGGCGCGGAAGCATTGCGGGGCCGTCGACTGCACCCAGGTCGTGAGCTACTCCGGCAAGCAGTGCGGTGCTCTGGCGGCGTCGTCGGTGTCGTATTTCATGGCTTGGCGCGACGACATGGACCACGCGCGCGAGGAAGCGCTCAAACAGTGCGGGGCGCGCGGGATCGCCTGTCGCGTCGTCGACGC is drawn from Lichenibacterium dinghuense and contains these coding sequences:
- a CDS encoding caspase family protein, with the protein product MPSRKLLLRLSIVLASLVAGSVLRPDRTLATPADHRFALVVGNNHYSHLEADRQLVKAVNDATAVGDALERDGFKVLRGTDLTRSQIVDKLYELSALIHPGDTALFYFAGHGIALGSGNYVVPSDIPDIEQGQEQRLANQAMSEADIIAALQENRPRVTVMILDSCRDNPFRKPGLRSVGLIRGFAHPPEATGVFSLYSAGYGQSALDRLSDADPDPNSVFTRVLLPLLTRPGLNLDDLAYEVRENVSQLAATTPDHHPQTPASYNEITGGRVYLAPTDEGSAPRIDAPTPERPADTPSKPAPAAQPAAAQVASLEASPNRTVSDPIYLREIGDRLFDQGFDPGDADSAAMVSAIQGFEGRAGLPRTDRPTPQLLDALRNTRPPSPWGAIAFGPRAKRFGLTWDKPSRREALSQARKHCGAVDCTQVVSYSGKQCGALAASSVSYFMAWRDDMDHAREEALKQCGARGIACRVVDAVCADGSGRRAELKPQ